From Triticum aestivum cultivar Chinese Spring chromosome 4A, IWGSC CS RefSeq v2.1, whole genome shotgun sequence, a single genomic window includes:
- the LOC123085491 gene encoding dirigent protein 25-like, which produces MAKGALYIYMMFALALTSCALAGRVLNDHPAAPPVETDPLPGPTDPPVDPEVVPVPAPTAALPLPSNAAGAAGVAPAAGVGATANVGAGDSPLTFFMHDILGTSSQTSALMVTGVVASADGLASGNNVVPYDSLVQSNGNAVNGGYKNTIPSVNGSGGGDTPQTQNLLLGMTTVVDEELAGGHELGAAAVGRAQGFYVASSQDGSSKTVVLTAMFGGEVHGDTLSFFGVHQLAAPESRIAVIGGTGKYETAKGFAAIRTLHPGDQHAADGVEGLLQFDIHLS; this is translated from the coding sequence ATGGCCAAGGGGGCGCTCTACATCTACATGATGTTCGCGCTTGCACTGACGAGCTGCGCACTCGCGGGCCGCGTCCTCAACGACCATCCCGCGGCGCCTCCGGTAGAGACCGATCCATTGCCGGGGCCGACCGACCCGCCTGTCGACCCAGAGGTAGTGCCGGTCCCCGCGCCCACGGCGGCGTTGCCTTTGCCATCCAATGCCGCGGGCGCCGCTGGCGTAGCTCCGGCCGCTGGCGTTGGTGCAACGGCCAACGTAGGAGCCGGCGACAGCCCCCTGACGTTCTTCATGCATGACATCCTCGGCACCTCGTCGCAGACGTCGGCGCTCATGGTGACCGGGGTGGTGGCGAGCGCCGACGGCCTGGCCAGCGGCAACAACGTCGTCCCCTACGACAGCCTCGTCCAGAGCAACGGAAACGCCGTCAACGGCGGCTACAAGAACACCATCCCCTCCGTCAACGGTTCTGGCGGTGGCGACACGCCCCAGACCCAGAACCTCCTCCTCGGCATGACCACCGTCGTGGACGAGGAGCTCGCCGGGGGCCATGAGCTCGGCGCCGCGGCCGTCGGCAGGGCGCAGGGGTTCTACGTCGCGAGCTCGCAGGACGGCAGCAGCAAGACGGTCGTGCTGACGGCCATGTTCGGCGGCGAAGTGCACGGCGACACGCTCAGCTTCTTCGGGGTGCACCAGTTGGCGGCGCCGGAGTCCCGCATCGCCGTCATTGGCGGCACAGGGAAGTACGAGACCGCCAAGGGCTTCGCCGCCATCCGCACGCTGCACCCCGGCGACCAGCACGCCGCCGACGGCGTCGAGGGCCTCCTCCAGTTCGACATTCACCTCTCCTGA
- the LOC123085490 gene encoding UDP-glucuronic acid decarboxylase 1 translates to MKQLHRQPSLSKQHRPHHRASLSRSLASYLLREHRLLFVLLGFLLASSFFLLYPALAPHPISLSSAAYAATATSAIRNPRVFSFSTANASPRRLPVGVRKKPLRVVVTGGAGFVGSHLVDKLLARGDSVIVVDNFFTGRKENVAHHLANPRFELIRHDVVEPILLEVDQIYHLACPASPVHYKFNPIKTIKTNVMGTLNMLGLAKRVGARFLLTSTSEVYGDPLEHPQKESYWGHVNPIGVRSCYDEGKRTAETLTMDYHRGAGVEVRIARIFNTYGPRMCLDDGRVVSNFVAQTLREQPMTVYGDGKQTRSFQYVSDLVDGLITLMENKYIGPFNLGNPGEFTMLELAQVVKETIDPSARVEFKPNTADDPHMRKPDISKAKSLLNWEPKVSLKQGLPRMVSDFQKRILDEK, encoded by the exons ATGAAGCAGCTCCACCGCCAGCCCAGCCTCAGCAAGCAGCACCGCCCGCACCACCGCGCCTCCCTCTCCCGCTCCCTCGCCTCCTACCTCCTCCGCGAGCACcgcctcctcttcgtcctcctcggcttcctcctcgcctcctccttcttcctcctctacccCGCCCTCGCCCCGCACCCTATCTCCCTCTCCTCCGCCGCATACGCTGCCACCGCCACTTCTGCCATCAGAAACCCCCGCGTCTTCTCCTTCTCCACCGCCAACgcgtcgccgcgccgcctccccgtcGGCGTCCGCAAAAAGCCCCTGCGGGTGGTTGTCACCGGCGGCGCCGGCTTCGTCGGCAGCCACCTCGTGGACAAGCTCCTCGCCCGCGGGGACAGCGTCATCGTCGTCGACAACTTCTTCACGGGCCGCAAGGAAAACGTCGCGCACCACCTCGCCAACCCTCGCTTCGAGCTCATCCGCCACGATGTCGTCGAGCCCATCCTCCTCGAGGTCGACCAGATCTACCACCTCGCCTGCCCCGCCTCCCCCGTCCACTACAAATTCAACCCAATCAAGACCATC AAGACAAATGTGATGGGGACGTTGAACATGCTGGGACTGGCGAAGAGGGTCGGTGCCCGGTTCTTGCTCACCAGTACCAGTGAGGTGTATGGTGATCCTCTAGAGCATCCTCAGAAGGAGAGTTACTGGGGCCATGTCAATCCCATAG GTGTAAGGAGTTGTTACGACGAGGGAAAGAGAACAGCAGAAACTCTGACCATGGATTACCATCGTGGTGCTGGCGTTGAG GTTAGAATTGCTCGCATATTCAACACGTACGGCCCTCGTATGTGTTTAGATGATGGCCGGGTTGTTAGCAACTTTGTTGCACAG ACTTTGCGAGAGCAGCCAATGACGGTTTATGGTGATGGAAAGCAAACAAGAAGCTTTCAATATGTTTCAGATTTG GTTGATGGGTTGATAACTCTGATGGAAAATAAGTACATTGGACCTTTCAACTTGGGAAACCCTGGGGAGTTTACCATGTTGGAGCTTGCTCAG GTAGTGAAAGAGACAATTGACCCAAGTGCGCGTGTTGAATTTAAACCCAACACCGCCGATGATCCGCACATGAGAAAACCTGACATCTCAAAGGCCAAATCTCTTCTCAATTGGGAGCCAAAAGTCTCTCTGAAGCAAGGCCTGCCACGCATGGTTTCGGACTTCCAGAAACGCATCTTGGATGAGAAATGA